In one window of Amblyomma americanum isolate KBUSLIRL-KWMA chromosome 9, ASM5285725v1, whole genome shotgun sequence DNA:
- the LOC144104913 gene encoding glucose dehydrogenase [FAD, quinone]-like, producing MPSSAFLPLLPMALVPLYTTLIFKAAQHKTPLVRLTFDEEYDYIVVGGGSAGAVVASRLSEDRDVKVLLLEAGRVPNFFLDVPLLAAELQLTKFDWAYRTVPQEAACFGLKNRQSLWPRGKVLGGSSVLNYMLYIRGNRQDYDRWEQQLGCEGWGWQSVLPYFMKSEDNRDPSIAYNGYHGRGGYLTVSTPPYASPLAHAFVAAGETLGYPNIDLNGPLQTGFAIPQSTLRRGARCSTAKAFLEPCRGRRNLHILVRAQVTKILFDEHRRARTVLFRYRRLQRAVRARREIILSAGSIGSAQLLMLSGIGPRLHLESLGIPVVSDLPVGENLQDHIGGAGISFMINDSVSVVRKRFNPKTAFDYFIKGQGPLTVPGGVEGIAFIRTKFNAEHADWPDVEVHFVSSSPAADGGRTIRRVMGMTDELFDRVYRPYLNMDSFTMYPVLLRPKSRGWIRLRSTNPDDHPLINPRYLTRIEDVLVLVEAMKQLIALGQSEPFRKYDARIFEADFPGCEGYPSYSDEHFACIARTYTATIYHPSGTCRMGPPELPTTVVDSQLRVKGVLGLRVVDASIFPEIPSGNTNAPVIMVAEKASDMIRRSRETSWNAPHLRWWLWTRRR from the exons tgggaggtggcTCTGCCGGCGCCGTGGTGGCGAGCCGCCTGTCCGAAGACCGAGACGTAAAGGTCCTGCTGCTGGAAGCCGGACGGGTGCCCAACTTCTTCCTGGACGTTCCCCTGTTGGCGGCCGAGTTACAGCTGACCAAGTTCGACTGGGCTTATCGGACTGTGCCGCAAGAGGCCGCCTGCTTCGGGCTCAAGAACAGG CAAAGCCTGTGGCCCCGCGGCAAAGTGCTTGGCGGCTCGAGTGTTCTAAACTACATGCTGTACATCCGGGGAAATCGCCAAGACTACGACCGTTGGGAGCAGCAGCTGGGGTGCGAAGGCTGGGGCTGGCAATCCGTCCTGCCGTACTTCATGAAGTCCGAAGACAACCGGGATCCCTCGATCGCCTACAACG GCTACCACGGCCGAGGCGGCTACCTGACTGTGTCCACTCCTCCGTATGCTTCTCCTCTGGCTCATGCCTTCGTAGCAGCAGGAGAGACTCTCGGCTACCCCAATATCGACCTAAACGGCCCACTTCAAACTG GCTTCGCTATTCCTCAGAGCACGTTGAGGAGAGGTGCCCGCTGCAGTACCGCCAAGGCCTTCCTGGAGCCATGCAGGGGACGGCGCAACCTCCACATCCTGGTCCGGGCACAAGTCACCAAG ATCCTCTTCGACGAGCACCGGAGGGCCCGCACCGTGCTGTTCAGGTACAGGCGGCTTCAGCGCGCTGTCAGGGCGAGGCGAGAGATCATCCTCTCGGCCGGGTCCATCGGCAGCGCCCAGCTTCTCATGCTGTCCGGCATCGGACCACGGCTGCACCTGGAGTCCCTCGGC ATCCCTGTGGTCAGTGATCTCCCGGTGGGTGAAAACCTGCAGGACCACATTGGCGGGGCAGGGATTAGCTTCATGATCAACGACTCTGTATCCGTGGTCAGGAAGAGGTTCAACCCCAAGACGGCCTTCGACTACTTCATCAAGGGCCAAG GTCCTCTTACCGTTCCTGGTGGCGTGGAAGGCATAGCATTCATTCGCACCAAGTTCAACGCGGAGCACGCTGACTGGCCGGACGTCGAGGTGCACTTCGTCTCCAGCAGCCCTGCCGCTGACGGCGGCCGCACCATACGTCGCGTCATGGGCATGACCGACGAG CTGTTCGACCGTGTGTACCGGCCGTACCTGAACATGGACTCATTCACCATGTACCCTGTGCTGCTGCGGCCCAAGTCGCGAGGCTGGATACGTCTTCGGTCGACTAATCCTGACGACCACCCACTCATCAACCCTAGGTACCTGACACGCATCGAGGACGTCCTGGTCCTGGTCGAAG CCATGAAGCAGCTGATCGCTCTGGGCCAGTCGGAGCCGTTCCGAAAATACGACGCGCGCATCTTCGAGGCAGACTTCCCTGGTTGCGAGGGATATCCATCCTACTCCGACGAGCACTTCGCCTGCATCGCCCGCACCTACACGGCCACCATCTACCACCCGAGCGGGACCTGCCGCATGGGACCGCCCGAGCTTCCCACGACGGTGGTAGACTCTCAGCTGAG AGTCAAAGGAGTGCTGGGTCTGCGCGTAGTGGATGCGTCCATCTTCCCCGAGATCCCATCAGGCAACACGAACGCTCCAGTGATCATGGTGGCAGAGAAGGCTTCCGACATGATCCGTCGCTCGCGGGAAACCTCGTGGAACGCTCCCCACTTGAGGTGGTGGCTCTGGACTCGCAGACGGTGA